A DNA window from Delphinus delphis chromosome 6, mDelDel1.2, whole genome shotgun sequence contains the following coding sequences:
- the CIZ1 gene encoding cip1-interacting zinc finger protein isoform X3 — protein MFNQQQQQQQLQQLQQQQLLQLQQLLQQSPPQAPLPMAVSRGLPQQQPQQQLLNLQGTNSASLLNGSVLQRALLLQQLQGLDQFAMPPATYDSAGLTMPTATLGNLRGYNLATPNLTAPSLTPPQLATPNLQQFFPQATRQSLLGPPPVGVPINPSQLNLSGRNTQKQARFSSTTPSRKDSSSQTMPVEDKSDPPEGSEEAAEPRTDTPEDQESPHCPDCITKEKRTAAPEPESCVASEPPAKRSKSSEEPTEKGTPGQLQAKVQPQARLMAPKQTQTTELLPEPLEARVLPRFQPRVLQIQAQVQPQTQPETQPQMLPLKAQVQPKLQKQAQTQTSPEHLVPRQEHLQLQKEAEPQKQVQPQAHSQSPRQVQPLLQKQAQTQTYPQVQTEAQPRVQPLELPLEQRPVQLPVQPLEPNQRQPQTQPQVSVPALEKAPVPVPSAVLETPPDTVEAGAGLEEASPEPVGAQVGLEESQEELTSGLDVGECEERAREMLGVWGAGGSLKVTILQSSDSRAFSTVPLTPGPWSGDSTSATPVAASVPSKQALQFFCYICKAGCSSQQEFQDHMLGAQHQQRLGEIQHMSQACLLSLLPVPRDVLEREDQEPPPRRWCNTCQLYYMGDLIQHRRTQDHKIAKQSLRPFCTVCNRYFKTPRKFVEHVKSQGHKDKAKELKMLEKEIASQDEDHFITVDAVGCFEGDEEEEEDDDDEEEIEVRSRDISIEEWKGSETYSPDTAYGVDFLVPVMGYICRICHKFYHSNSGAQLSHCKSLAHFENLQKYKKAKNPSPTTRPVSRRCAINARNALTALFTSGGRTPTQPSTQDTAKTPSKVTAQPAQHPLPRRSSRLKT, from the exons ATGTtcaaccagcagcagcagcagcagcagctccagcAGCTCCAGCAGCAGCAGTTGCTGCAGCTCCAGCAGCTGCTCCAGCAGTCCCCACCGCAGGCCCCACTGCCCATGGCCGTCAGCAG GGGGCTCCCCCAGCAGCAGCCACAGCAGCAGCTCCTGAATCTCCAGGGCACCAACTCAGCCTCCCTCCTCAACGGCTCTGTGCTGCAGAGAGCTTTGCTTCTGCAGCAGTTGCAAG GACTGGACCAGTTTGCAATGCCACCAGCCACATATGACAGTGCCGGTCTCACCATGCCCACGGCAACATTGG GTAACCTCCGTGGCTACAACCTGGCAACCCCAAACCTGACAGCTCCCAGCCTCACACCCCCGCAGCTGGCCACCCCAAATCTACAGCAGTTCTTTCCCCAGGCCACTCGGCAGTCCCTGCTGGGCCCTCCTCCTGTTGGGGTCCCCATAAACCCCTCGCAGCTCAACCTTTCAGGGCGGAACACCCAGAAACAGGCCCGGTTCTCCTCTACAACCCCCAGTCGCAAG GATTCTTCTTCTCAGACGATGCCTGTGGAGGACAAGTCGGACCCCCCAGAGGGGTCTGAGGAAGCCGCAGAGCCCCGAACAGACACACctgaag ACCAAGAATCTCCCCACTGCCCAGATTGCATCACTAAGGAGAAACGCACTGCAGCACCTGAGCCTGAGTCTTGTGTGGCGTCTGAGCCACCAGCTAAAAGGTCAAAGAG CTCAGAGGAGCCCACAGAGAAGGGGACCCCAGGGCAGCTGCAGGCAAAGGTCCAGCCACAGGCCCGGTTGATGGCACCAAAGCAGACACAGACAACCGAGCTGCTGCCTGAGCCACTGGAAGCTCGAGTGCTGCCACGATTTCAGCCACGAGTTCTGCAGATCCAAGCCCAGGTGCAGCCACAGACTCAGCCAGAGACTCAGCCACAGATGCTGCCATTGAAGGCCCAGGTGCAGCCAAAGCTGCAGAAGCAGGCACAGACACAGACCTCTCCAGAGCACTTAGTACCGCGACAGGAgcatctgcagctgcagaaggAGGCAGAGCCACAGAAACAGGTGCAGCCACAGGCACATTCACAGTCCCCAAGGCAGGTGCAGCCACTGCTGCAGAAGCAGGCACAGACGCAGACGTATCCACAGGTCCAGACAGAAGCGCAGCCGAGGGTCCAGCCGCTGGAGCTGCCACTGGAGCAACGTCCAGTGCAGTTGCCAGTGCAGCCACTGGAGCCAAACCAGAGACAGCCTCAGACTCAGCCACAGGTGTCGGTGCCGGCACTGGAGAAAGCCCCAGTTCCGGTTCCCTCTGCAGTGCTGGAGACGCCGCCCGATACAGTGGAAGCTGGAGCAG GCCTGGAGGAGGCCTCGCCAGAGCCAGTGGGCGCCCAGGTTGGCCTGGAGGAGAGCCAGGAAGAGTTGACCAGTGGCCTGGATGTGGGAGAATGTgaagaaagagcaagagagaTGCTGGGG GTGTGGGGTGCTGGGGGCTCCCTGAAGGTCACCATCCTGCAGAGCAGCGACAGCCGGGCCTTTAGCACCGTACCCCTCACACCTGGGCCCTGGTCCGGCGACTCTACCTCTGCCACCCCTGTGGCGGCCAGCGTGCCCTCTAAGCAGGCCCTTCAGTTCTTCTGCTACATCTGCAAGGCCGGCTGCAGCAGCCAGCAG GAGTTCCAGGACCACATGTTGGGGGCCCAGCACCAGCAGCGGCTCGGAGAGATCCAGCACATGAGCCAAGCCTGCCTCCTGTCCCTGCTGCCTGTGCCCCGGGATGTCCTGGAGCGAGAGGACCA AGAGCCTCCACCCAGGCGCTGGTGCAACACCTGCCAGCTCTACTACATGGGGGACCTGATCCAGCACCGGAGGACGCAGGACCACAAG ATCGCCAAACAGTCCCTGCGGCCTTTCTGCACTGTTTGCAACCGCTACTTCAAGACCCCCCGCAAGTTTGTGGAACATGTGAAGTCCCAGGGGCATAAGGACAAAGCCAAGGAG CTGAAGATGCTCGAGAAGGAGATTGCCAGCCAAGATGAGGACCACTTCATCACGGTGGACGCCGTGGGCTGCTTTGAGGGtgatgaagaagaggaggaggatgacGATGATGAAGAAGAGATCGAG GTGAGATCCAGAGATATATCCATAGAGGAATGGAAAGGCTCGGAGACCTACAGCCCCGACACGGCATATG GTGTGGACTTCCTGGTGCCTGTGATGGGCTACATCTGCCGCATCTGCCACAAATTCTATCACAGCAACTCAGGGGCGCAGCTCTCCCACTGCAAGTCCCTGGCCCACTTTGAGAACCTGCAG AAATATAAGAAGGCCAAGAACCCCAGCCCCACCACCAGGCCCGTGAGCCGCCGGTGTGCAATCAACGCCCGGAACGCCCTGACTGCTCTGTTCACCTCCGGCGGCCGCACACCCACGCAGCCCAGCACCCAGGACACAGCCAAAACGCCCAGCAAGGTGACAGCCCAACCCGCTCAGCACCCTCTACCCCGGCGCTCAAGCCGCCTCAAAACCTGA
- the CIZ1 gene encoding cip1-interacting zinc finger protein isoform X2 — MFNQQQQQQQLQQLQQQQLLQLQQLLQQSPPQAPLPMAVSRGLPQQQPQQQLLNLQGTNSASLLNGSVLQRALLLQQLQGLDQFAMPPATYDSAGLTMPTATLGNLRGYNLATPNLTAPSLTPPQLATPNLQQFFPQATRQSLLGPPPVGVPINPSQLNLSGRNTQKQARFSSTTPSRKTMPVEDKSDPPEGSEEAAEPRTDTPEDQESPHCPDCITKEKRTAAPEPESCVASEPPAKRSKSSEEPTEKGTPGQLQAKVQPQARLMAPKQTQTTELLPEPLEARVLPRFQPRVLQIQAQVQPQTQPETQPQMLPLKAQVQPKLQKQAQTQTSPEHLVPRQEHLQLQKEAEPQKQVQPQAHSQSPRQVQPLLQKQAQTQTYPQVQTEAQPRVQPLELPLEQRPVQLPVQPLEPNQRQPQTQPQVSVPALEKAPVPVPSAVLETPPDTVEAGAGLEEASPEPVGAQVGLEESQEELTSGLDVGECEERAREMLGVWGAGGSLKVTILQSSDSRAFSTVPLTPGPWSGDSTSATPVAASVPSKQALQFFCYICKAGCSSQQEFQDHMLGAQHQQRLGEIQHMSQACLLSLLPVPRDVLEREDQEPPPRRWCNTCQLYYMGDLIQHRRTQDHKIAKQSLRPFCTVCNRYFKTPRKFVEHVKSQGHKDKAKELKMLEKEIASQDEDHFITVDAVGCFEGDEEEEEDDDDEEEIEVEEEFCKQVRSRDISIEEWKGSETYSPDTAYGVDFLVPVMGYICRICHKFYHSNSGAQLSHCKSLAHFENLQKYKKAKNPSPTTRPVSRRCAINARNALTALFTSGGRTPTQPSTQDTAKTPSKVTAQPAQHPLPRRSSRLKT, encoded by the exons ATGTtcaaccagcagcagcagcagcagcagctccagcAGCTCCAGCAGCAGCAGTTGCTGCAGCTCCAGCAGCTGCTCCAGCAGTCCCCACCGCAGGCCCCACTGCCCATGGCCGTCAGCAG GGGGCTCCCCCAGCAGCAGCCACAGCAGCAGCTCCTGAATCTCCAGGGCACCAACTCAGCCTCCCTCCTCAACGGCTCTGTGCTGCAGAGAGCTTTGCTTCTGCAGCAGTTGCAAG GACTGGACCAGTTTGCAATGCCACCAGCCACATATGACAGTGCCGGTCTCACCATGCCCACGGCAACATTGG GTAACCTCCGTGGCTACAACCTGGCAACCCCAAACCTGACAGCTCCCAGCCTCACACCCCCGCAGCTGGCCACCCCAAATCTACAGCAGTTCTTTCCCCAGGCCACTCGGCAGTCCCTGCTGGGCCCTCCTCCTGTTGGGGTCCCCATAAACCCCTCGCAGCTCAACCTTTCAGGGCGGAACACCCAGAAACAGGCCCGGTTCTCCTCTACAACCCCCAGTCGCAAG ACGATGCCTGTGGAGGACAAGTCGGACCCCCCAGAGGGGTCTGAGGAAGCCGCAGAGCCCCGAACAGACACACctgaag ACCAAGAATCTCCCCACTGCCCAGATTGCATCACTAAGGAGAAACGCACTGCAGCACCTGAGCCTGAGTCTTGTGTGGCGTCTGAGCCACCAGCTAAAAGGTCAAAGAG CTCAGAGGAGCCCACAGAGAAGGGGACCCCAGGGCAGCTGCAGGCAAAGGTCCAGCCACAGGCCCGGTTGATGGCACCAAAGCAGACACAGACAACCGAGCTGCTGCCTGAGCCACTGGAAGCTCGAGTGCTGCCACGATTTCAGCCACGAGTTCTGCAGATCCAAGCCCAGGTGCAGCCACAGACTCAGCCAGAGACTCAGCCACAGATGCTGCCATTGAAGGCCCAGGTGCAGCCAAAGCTGCAGAAGCAGGCACAGACACAGACCTCTCCAGAGCACTTAGTACCGCGACAGGAgcatctgcagctgcagaaggAGGCAGAGCCACAGAAACAGGTGCAGCCACAGGCACATTCACAGTCCCCAAGGCAGGTGCAGCCACTGCTGCAGAAGCAGGCACAGACGCAGACGTATCCACAGGTCCAGACAGAAGCGCAGCCGAGGGTCCAGCCGCTGGAGCTGCCACTGGAGCAACGTCCAGTGCAGTTGCCAGTGCAGCCACTGGAGCCAAACCAGAGACAGCCTCAGACTCAGCCACAGGTGTCGGTGCCGGCACTGGAGAAAGCCCCAGTTCCGGTTCCCTCTGCAGTGCTGGAGACGCCGCCCGATACAGTGGAAGCTGGAGCAG GCCTGGAGGAGGCCTCGCCAGAGCCAGTGGGCGCCCAGGTTGGCCTGGAGGAGAGCCAGGAAGAGTTGACCAGTGGCCTGGATGTGGGAGAATGTgaagaaagagcaagagagaTGCTGGGG GTGTGGGGTGCTGGGGGCTCCCTGAAGGTCACCATCCTGCAGAGCAGCGACAGCCGGGCCTTTAGCACCGTACCCCTCACACCTGGGCCCTGGTCCGGCGACTCTACCTCTGCCACCCCTGTGGCGGCCAGCGTGCCCTCTAAGCAGGCCCTTCAGTTCTTCTGCTACATCTGCAAGGCCGGCTGCAGCAGCCAGCAG GAGTTCCAGGACCACATGTTGGGGGCCCAGCACCAGCAGCGGCTCGGAGAGATCCAGCACATGAGCCAAGCCTGCCTCCTGTCCCTGCTGCCTGTGCCCCGGGATGTCCTGGAGCGAGAGGACCA AGAGCCTCCACCCAGGCGCTGGTGCAACACCTGCCAGCTCTACTACATGGGGGACCTGATCCAGCACCGGAGGACGCAGGACCACAAG ATCGCCAAACAGTCCCTGCGGCCTTTCTGCACTGTTTGCAACCGCTACTTCAAGACCCCCCGCAAGTTTGTGGAACATGTGAAGTCCCAGGGGCATAAGGACAAAGCCAAGGAG CTGAAGATGCTCGAGAAGGAGATTGCCAGCCAAGATGAGGACCACTTCATCACGGTGGACGCCGTGGGCTGCTTTGAGGGtgatgaagaagaggaggaggatgacGATGATGAAGAAGAGATCGAGGTTGAGGAGGAATTCTGCAAGCAG GTGAGATCCAGAGATATATCCATAGAGGAATGGAAAGGCTCGGAGACCTACAGCCCCGACACGGCATATG GTGTGGACTTCCTGGTGCCTGTGATGGGCTACATCTGCCGCATCTGCCACAAATTCTATCACAGCAACTCAGGGGCGCAGCTCTCCCACTGCAAGTCCCTGGCCCACTTTGAGAACCTGCAG AAATATAAGAAGGCCAAGAACCCCAGCCCCACCACCAGGCCCGTGAGCCGCCGGTGTGCAATCAACGCCCGGAACGCCCTGACTGCTCTGTTCACCTCCGGCGGCCGCACACCCACGCAGCCCAGCACCCAGGACACAGCCAAAACGCCCAGCAAGGTGACAGCCCAACCCGCTCAGCACCCTCTACCCCGGCGCTCAAGCCGCCTCAAAACCTGA
- the CIZ1 gene encoding cip1-interacting zinc finger protein isoform X1: protein MFNQQQQQQQLQQLQQQQLLQLQQLLQQSPPQAPLPMAVSRGLPQQQPQQQLLNLQGTNSASLLNGSVLQRALLLQQLQGLDQFAMPPATYDSAGLTMPTATLGNLRGYNLATPNLTAPSLTPPQLATPNLQQFFPQATRQSLLGPPPVGVPINPSQLNLSGRNTQKQARFSSTTPSRKDSSSQTMPVEDKSDPPEGSEEAAEPRTDTPEDQESPHCPDCITKEKRTAAPEPESCVASEPPAKRSKSSEEPTEKGTPGQLQAKVQPQARLMAPKQTQTTELLPEPLEARVLPRFQPRVLQIQAQVQPQTQPETQPQMLPLKAQVQPKLQKQAQTQTSPEHLVPRQEHLQLQKEAEPQKQVQPQAHSQSPRQVQPLLQKQAQTQTYPQVQTEAQPRVQPLELPLEQRPVQLPVQPLEPNQRQPQTQPQVSVPALEKAPVPVPSAVLETPPDTVEAGAGLEEASPEPVGAQVGLEESQEELTSGLDVGECEERAREMLGVWGAGGSLKVTILQSSDSRAFSTVPLTPGPWSGDSTSATPVAASVPSKQALQFFCYICKAGCSSQQEFQDHMLGAQHQQRLGEIQHMSQACLLSLLPVPRDVLEREDQEPPPRRWCNTCQLYYMGDLIQHRRTQDHKIAKQSLRPFCTVCNRYFKTPRKFVEHVKSQGHKDKAKELKMLEKEIASQDEDHFITVDAVGCFEGDEEEEEDDDDEEEIEVEEEFCKQVRSRDISIEEWKGSETYSPDTAYGVDFLVPVMGYICRICHKFYHSNSGAQLSHCKSLAHFENLQKYKKAKNPSPTTRPVSRRCAINARNALTALFTSGGRTPTQPSTQDTAKTPSKVTAQPAQHPLPRRSSRLKT from the exons ATGTtcaaccagcagcagcagcagcagcagctccagcAGCTCCAGCAGCAGCAGTTGCTGCAGCTCCAGCAGCTGCTCCAGCAGTCCCCACCGCAGGCCCCACTGCCCATGGCCGTCAGCAG GGGGCTCCCCCAGCAGCAGCCACAGCAGCAGCTCCTGAATCTCCAGGGCACCAACTCAGCCTCCCTCCTCAACGGCTCTGTGCTGCAGAGAGCTTTGCTTCTGCAGCAGTTGCAAG GACTGGACCAGTTTGCAATGCCACCAGCCACATATGACAGTGCCGGTCTCACCATGCCCACGGCAACATTGG GTAACCTCCGTGGCTACAACCTGGCAACCCCAAACCTGACAGCTCCCAGCCTCACACCCCCGCAGCTGGCCACCCCAAATCTACAGCAGTTCTTTCCCCAGGCCACTCGGCAGTCCCTGCTGGGCCCTCCTCCTGTTGGGGTCCCCATAAACCCCTCGCAGCTCAACCTTTCAGGGCGGAACACCCAGAAACAGGCCCGGTTCTCCTCTACAACCCCCAGTCGCAAG GATTCTTCTTCTCAGACGATGCCTGTGGAGGACAAGTCGGACCCCCCAGAGGGGTCTGAGGAAGCCGCAGAGCCCCGAACAGACACACctgaag ACCAAGAATCTCCCCACTGCCCAGATTGCATCACTAAGGAGAAACGCACTGCAGCACCTGAGCCTGAGTCTTGTGTGGCGTCTGAGCCACCAGCTAAAAGGTCAAAGAG CTCAGAGGAGCCCACAGAGAAGGGGACCCCAGGGCAGCTGCAGGCAAAGGTCCAGCCACAGGCCCGGTTGATGGCACCAAAGCAGACACAGACAACCGAGCTGCTGCCTGAGCCACTGGAAGCTCGAGTGCTGCCACGATTTCAGCCACGAGTTCTGCAGATCCAAGCCCAGGTGCAGCCACAGACTCAGCCAGAGACTCAGCCACAGATGCTGCCATTGAAGGCCCAGGTGCAGCCAAAGCTGCAGAAGCAGGCACAGACACAGACCTCTCCAGAGCACTTAGTACCGCGACAGGAgcatctgcagctgcagaaggAGGCAGAGCCACAGAAACAGGTGCAGCCACAGGCACATTCACAGTCCCCAAGGCAGGTGCAGCCACTGCTGCAGAAGCAGGCACAGACGCAGACGTATCCACAGGTCCAGACAGAAGCGCAGCCGAGGGTCCAGCCGCTGGAGCTGCCACTGGAGCAACGTCCAGTGCAGTTGCCAGTGCAGCCACTGGAGCCAAACCAGAGACAGCCTCAGACTCAGCCACAGGTGTCGGTGCCGGCACTGGAGAAAGCCCCAGTTCCGGTTCCCTCTGCAGTGCTGGAGACGCCGCCCGATACAGTGGAAGCTGGAGCAG GCCTGGAGGAGGCCTCGCCAGAGCCAGTGGGCGCCCAGGTTGGCCTGGAGGAGAGCCAGGAAGAGTTGACCAGTGGCCTGGATGTGGGAGAATGTgaagaaagagcaagagagaTGCTGGGG GTGTGGGGTGCTGGGGGCTCCCTGAAGGTCACCATCCTGCAGAGCAGCGACAGCCGGGCCTTTAGCACCGTACCCCTCACACCTGGGCCCTGGTCCGGCGACTCTACCTCTGCCACCCCTGTGGCGGCCAGCGTGCCCTCTAAGCAGGCCCTTCAGTTCTTCTGCTACATCTGCAAGGCCGGCTGCAGCAGCCAGCAG GAGTTCCAGGACCACATGTTGGGGGCCCAGCACCAGCAGCGGCTCGGAGAGATCCAGCACATGAGCCAAGCCTGCCTCCTGTCCCTGCTGCCTGTGCCCCGGGATGTCCTGGAGCGAGAGGACCA AGAGCCTCCACCCAGGCGCTGGTGCAACACCTGCCAGCTCTACTACATGGGGGACCTGATCCAGCACCGGAGGACGCAGGACCACAAG ATCGCCAAACAGTCCCTGCGGCCTTTCTGCACTGTTTGCAACCGCTACTTCAAGACCCCCCGCAAGTTTGTGGAACATGTGAAGTCCCAGGGGCATAAGGACAAAGCCAAGGAG CTGAAGATGCTCGAGAAGGAGATTGCCAGCCAAGATGAGGACCACTTCATCACGGTGGACGCCGTGGGCTGCTTTGAGGGtgatgaagaagaggaggaggatgacGATGATGAAGAAGAGATCGAGGTTGAGGAGGAATTCTGCAAGCAG GTGAGATCCAGAGATATATCCATAGAGGAATGGAAAGGCTCGGAGACCTACAGCCCCGACACGGCATATG GTGTGGACTTCCTGGTGCCTGTGATGGGCTACATCTGCCGCATCTGCCACAAATTCTATCACAGCAACTCAGGGGCGCAGCTCTCCCACTGCAAGTCCCTGGCCCACTTTGAGAACCTGCAG AAATATAAGAAGGCCAAGAACCCCAGCCCCACCACCAGGCCCGTGAGCCGCCGGTGTGCAATCAACGCCCGGAACGCCCTGACTGCTCTGTTCACCTCCGGCGGCCGCACACCCACGCAGCCCAGCACCCAGGACACAGCCAAAACGCCCAGCAAGGTGACAGCCCAACCCGCTCAGCACCCTCTACCCCGGCGCTCAAGCCGCCTCAAAACCTGA
- the CIZ1 gene encoding cip1-interacting zinc finger protein isoform X4, with protein MFNQQQQQQQLQQLQQQQLLQLQQLLQQSPPQAPLPMAVSRGLPQQQPQQQLLNLQGTNSASLLNGSVLQRALLLQQLQGNLRGYNLATPNLTAPSLTPPQLATPNLQQFFPQATRQSLLGPPPVGVPINPSQLNLSGRNTQKQARFSSTTPSRKDSSSQTMPVEDKSDPPEGSEEAAEPRTDTPEDQESPHCPDCITKEKRTAAPEPESCVASEPPAKRSKSSEEPTEKGTPGQLQAKVQPQARLMAPKQTQTTELLPEPLEARVLPRFQPRVLQIQAQVQPQTQPETQPQMLPLKAQVQPKLQKQAQTQTSPEHLVPRQEHLQLQKEAEPQKQVQPQAHSQSPRQVQPLLQKQAQTQTYPQVQTEAQPRVQPLELPLEQRPVQLPVQPLEPNQRQPQTQPQVSVPALEKAPVPVPSAVLETPPDTVEAGAGLEEASPEPVGAQVGLEESQEELTSGLDVGECEERAREMLGVWGAGGSLKVTILQSSDSRAFSTVPLTPGPWSGDSTSATPVAASVPSKQALQFFCYICKAGCSSQQEFQDHMLGAQHQQRLGEIQHMSQACLLSLLPVPRDVLEREDQEPPPRRWCNTCQLYYMGDLIQHRRTQDHKIAKQSLRPFCTVCNRYFKTPRKFVEHVKSQGHKDKAKELKMLEKEIASQDEDHFITVDAVGCFEGDEEEEEDDDDEEEIEVEEEFCKQVRSRDISIEEWKGSETYSPDTAYGVDFLVPVMGYICRICHKFYHSNSGAQLSHCKSLAHFENLQKYKKAKNPSPTTRPVSRRCAINARNALTALFTSGGRTPTQPSTQDTAKTPSKVTAQPAQHPLPRRSSRLKT; from the exons ATGTtcaaccagcagcagcagcagcagcagctccagcAGCTCCAGCAGCAGCAGTTGCTGCAGCTCCAGCAGCTGCTCCAGCAGTCCCCACCGCAGGCCCCACTGCCCATGGCCGTCAGCAG GGGGCTCCCCCAGCAGCAGCCACAGCAGCAGCTCCTGAATCTCCAGGGCACCAACTCAGCCTCCCTCCTCAACGGCTCTGTGCTGCAGAGAGCTTTGCTTCTGCAGCAGTTGCAAG GTAACCTCCGTGGCTACAACCTGGCAACCCCAAACCTGACAGCTCCCAGCCTCACACCCCCGCAGCTGGCCACCCCAAATCTACAGCAGTTCTTTCCCCAGGCCACTCGGCAGTCCCTGCTGGGCCCTCCTCCTGTTGGGGTCCCCATAAACCCCTCGCAGCTCAACCTTTCAGGGCGGAACACCCAGAAACAGGCCCGGTTCTCCTCTACAACCCCCAGTCGCAAG GATTCTTCTTCTCAGACGATGCCTGTGGAGGACAAGTCGGACCCCCCAGAGGGGTCTGAGGAAGCCGCAGAGCCCCGAACAGACACACctgaag ACCAAGAATCTCCCCACTGCCCAGATTGCATCACTAAGGAGAAACGCACTGCAGCACCTGAGCCTGAGTCTTGTGTGGCGTCTGAGCCACCAGCTAAAAGGTCAAAGAG CTCAGAGGAGCCCACAGAGAAGGGGACCCCAGGGCAGCTGCAGGCAAAGGTCCAGCCACAGGCCCGGTTGATGGCACCAAAGCAGACACAGACAACCGAGCTGCTGCCTGAGCCACTGGAAGCTCGAGTGCTGCCACGATTTCAGCCACGAGTTCTGCAGATCCAAGCCCAGGTGCAGCCACAGACTCAGCCAGAGACTCAGCCACAGATGCTGCCATTGAAGGCCCAGGTGCAGCCAAAGCTGCAGAAGCAGGCACAGACACAGACCTCTCCAGAGCACTTAGTACCGCGACAGGAgcatctgcagctgcagaaggAGGCAGAGCCACAGAAACAGGTGCAGCCACAGGCACATTCACAGTCCCCAAGGCAGGTGCAGCCACTGCTGCAGAAGCAGGCACAGACGCAGACGTATCCACAGGTCCAGACAGAAGCGCAGCCGAGGGTCCAGCCGCTGGAGCTGCCACTGGAGCAACGTCCAGTGCAGTTGCCAGTGCAGCCACTGGAGCCAAACCAGAGACAGCCTCAGACTCAGCCACAGGTGTCGGTGCCGGCACTGGAGAAAGCCCCAGTTCCGGTTCCCTCTGCAGTGCTGGAGACGCCGCCCGATACAGTGGAAGCTGGAGCAG GCCTGGAGGAGGCCTCGCCAGAGCCAGTGGGCGCCCAGGTTGGCCTGGAGGAGAGCCAGGAAGAGTTGACCAGTGGCCTGGATGTGGGAGAATGTgaagaaagagcaagagagaTGCTGGGG GTGTGGGGTGCTGGGGGCTCCCTGAAGGTCACCATCCTGCAGAGCAGCGACAGCCGGGCCTTTAGCACCGTACCCCTCACACCTGGGCCCTGGTCCGGCGACTCTACCTCTGCCACCCCTGTGGCGGCCAGCGTGCCCTCTAAGCAGGCCCTTCAGTTCTTCTGCTACATCTGCAAGGCCGGCTGCAGCAGCCAGCAG GAGTTCCAGGACCACATGTTGGGGGCCCAGCACCAGCAGCGGCTCGGAGAGATCCAGCACATGAGCCAAGCCTGCCTCCTGTCCCTGCTGCCTGTGCCCCGGGATGTCCTGGAGCGAGAGGACCA AGAGCCTCCACCCAGGCGCTGGTGCAACACCTGCCAGCTCTACTACATGGGGGACCTGATCCAGCACCGGAGGACGCAGGACCACAAG ATCGCCAAACAGTCCCTGCGGCCTTTCTGCACTGTTTGCAACCGCTACTTCAAGACCCCCCGCAAGTTTGTGGAACATGTGAAGTCCCAGGGGCATAAGGACAAAGCCAAGGAG CTGAAGATGCTCGAGAAGGAGATTGCCAGCCAAGATGAGGACCACTTCATCACGGTGGACGCCGTGGGCTGCTTTGAGGGtgatgaagaagaggaggaggatgacGATGATGAAGAAGAGATCGAGGTTGAGGAGGAATTCTGCAAGCAG GTGAGATCCAGAGATATATCCATAGAGGAATGGAAAGGCTCGGAGACCTACAGCCCCGACACGGCATATG GTGTGGACTTCCTGGTGCCTGTGATGGGCTACATCTGCCGCATCTGCCACAAATTCTATCACAGCAACTCAGGGGCGCAGCTCTCCCACTGCAAGTCCCTGGCCCACTTTGAGAACCTGCAG AAATATAAGAAGGCCAAGAACCCCAGCCCCACCACCAGGCCCGTGAGCCGCCGGTGTGCAATCAACGCCCGGAACGCCCTGACTGCTCTGTTCACCTCCGGCGGCCGCACACCCACGCAGCCCAGCACCCAGGACACAGCCAAAACGCCCAGCAAGGTGACAGCCCAACCCGCTCAGCACCCTCTACCCCGGCGCTCAAGCCGCCTCAAAACCTGA